The genomic window CGGGGTCGCGACCGTCGACGGCGTCTCGTACTTCACCCAGGACTTCGGGACGAGCCGTTGACTAACGGCCGTCCAGGGGGCTCCGTGTTCAGCGAAGACATCCACCCGACTCCTCTCGACGCGTCCCGGAAATGGTTGGAATCGCCTCCGGCCACTCGACGGCCTGGTCCTGTAAGACGCGGCGACCGACTCCATGCGGCTGCACGTCCTGGAGTCGGTCGAGCCCATGGCGGGCAAGCCCGCGATCGACCTGCCGGTGGAGGAGGGGCCGGCGGGCCTGGTGTGGCAGACTCAGCGAGCGTTGATCCTGTCGACATCCCCCGCGCGGCTGGCGTTCCGCCCCCGCCGGTCACGCCTCTCGTCTCGCGACGCCTCCATTCCGAGAGAGCCTGGAAGGCGAAGTGTCTCATTCGGTATTCCGGCAGGCTGCCTGGCCCGGGCCCTGGACCGGCCGGCGCGGGAGCGACTTCGGCGCTCAGACCCCCGCACGACGGGCCTCATGCCGGGGCGCCCGAGACGTCACGGATCAAGGTCGACGATCGGACGCCGGGCAGGCTCGGCGATGGCCGGCTGTCCGTCAGAGCTCTTCCGCCCTGAGCCCGCGCCTCACGGCGCAGCACGCCCCGCGCGTTCTCGAGCACCATGATCGGGCCGCCGCGGGAGACGACAAACACCACGGTGCCCTCCTCGCATTCCACGAATGAGCGCGCCCTCTGGTGCCACGTCCCCTTGTTCATGACGAAGCTCGCCGGGCTGATCGGAGAGCTTGGGCGATCATGGCGCCGAGGCCGTGCACGGTGAGGATTGTCACCAGCACGATGGCACCGTCGGTCCCGGCGAGCTGGGCCGTCGCGGCGATATAGTCGCCCAGCGAGGGCACCCTCGGCGAGGGTGGGTCTTCGCGCGGTCGGCTCGGCGCGAGGGGCAGACTTCCGGGCGCGGCATCGACGGCATCGCGCCACCGCCTCACCATCGCGCTAGGGATCCGCCTCGGCGGGAGGGGATGGCGATAAGACAGGGAAGGGCTCTCCGGCCGATCCGTCACGATGAGTATCCCGCCATGTCCGAGCTCGGCGATTCGCCAGACCAGCTCCGCGAAGACCAGGCGGAGCCGGCTGGGCGCCGGCACCTGGGCCTTGTCCCCGTCCGGAGCAGCTCGCCGATCGCCGGGCCTTTCCGTCGCAGTTCACCCGGCGCAAGGTCCCGAATGCCCGAGGGCGAGCCCTCGCCATCGGCGATCCCCCTCGCCGCGAATCCGCCGGCCAGGCGGCCGATCAGCCGCTCCTCCGCGGTCGCGGCGAGCCGATCGAGGGCCTTGCTGGAAAGGATGGAAGAATGGGCCTCGACCTTGCCGCCCCGGTAGTTGAATGCCCCAAGTCGCAGAGCACGTCGATGCGCCCCGGGCCCCGGACGGTGACTTTGAAGGAAGGGATCTAGATGACGCCTGAACGGGACACGCTGGTCCGAGGTCTCCGCAGACCGCGGAACGGCAGCAGGCGAGCGCCGACGGGGAGCTTCGGTGTGATGCCTGGCGCCCGCTTGGCATCGTGCCCCGCGATCGATTCTCGGGGGACATCCATCGGTGCGGTCCGCTCGACGCACGCCGGTCGTCCGCGTAGAATATCCCTCGAGGAGGGGGCGATGACTCGACGGCCGCCCCCGCCAGGGAGTTTCCCTTGATCGTGGATACCGGCTCACAGATCCTGCACGACCCGGACATCGACAGGCCCCGGGCCGTCACGGGGGCCATCCCCGCGGGGCATGCCCGAAGGTATCAGCGACTGCTCGTCAGCCCGCTGCCCATGGTCCTGGGCTGCCTGCTGGCCGCGGTGCTGGTCCGCCATGCGCTCGGCACCCGGGACCTGTGGCTCTTCCTCGCGTCGGTCGGCCTGTTCGCGGCCTCGCTCCCGTTGTTCCAGTTCCATTGCCTGGACTGCGGGCGCATCGGCTGGTATCTCCGGGCGACGCGGCATGCCTGCGAGGCCGTGACGGGGCGGTATCGCCGGGGCGAGCCCGAGCGGACCCGCATGTCCGCCCAAACGCAGTGCCTTCTCTGGATTTATGTCATGGTGGGGGGGCTCCTGGTGGCGTCCGTCTTCGCGCTGGGTAGGCTGTGAGCGGCCCGGATGGGGGGGACGCCGACGAGGCGAGGCGATTCCGGCTGAAAAGCATCCTGGTCGCGGTCCTGGACTTTGGTATAAAATACCCCATCGCAAAGATAATCGGTCCACGGTACGCCCGCGGCGGGTGGCTTTCGGGAACCCCGGCCCCTCCCCGGGCTGAGGATGGCATGAGTCGGCCCGCCTCCACGGCCGCACATCGTGTCGAGGGAGTCGATCCCCGTCCTCCCTCGACCGGCACACCGCAAGATCTTGTGACGGCCCGGTCCGGCGACGAGGACCGTCGCTCGAGTTCCAACTCCACCTGGAGACGAGTTCTCATGGCGCAGACGCAGACGGAAGCGAAACCGATCGTCAACCGCACGCAGGCCCAGGTCTGGCTCCGGCAGATGCTGCTGATCCGCCGGTTCGAGGAACGGGCGGAGATGCTCTATCAGAAGGGCAACAAGATCGGCGGGTTCTTCCACCAGTATAGCGGCCAGGAGCCCGTCGCCGTGGGCTCGATCGGCGTCCTCCGCGAGGACGACTACGTGATCACCGCCTATCGCGACCACGGCCACGCGCTGGCCCGCGGGATGTCGGCCCGGGCGGGGATGGCCGAGCTGCTGGGCAAGGTGACGGGCTGCTCCCGCGGCAAGGGGGGCTCGATGCACTTCTTCGACGCGGAGAAGGGCTTCCTCGGCGGCCACGCGATCGTGGGCAGCCACATCGCGCTGGCGGCCGGCGTGGCCTTCGCCATGAAGTACCGCGGCGAGGATCGCGTCTGCATCTGCTACTTCGGCGACGGGGCCATCAACCAGGGCTCGGTCCACGAGGCCATGAACATGGCCGCGCTCTGGAAGCTCCCGGTCATCTACGTGGTCGAGAACAACATGTACGCGATGGGGACCTCGCTGGAGCGGTCCAGCGCCGTCGTCGACCTGCGGCTCCGCGGGGCGACGGCCTACGGCATCCCCGGGTTCACGATCAACGGCAACGACATCGAGCTGATGGCCAAGACCACCCGCGAGGCCGCCGCCCGCGCCCGCGCCGGGGAGGGCCCGACGTTCATCGAGGCCCAGACCTACCGGTACAAGGGCCACTCGATCAGCGACCCCGGCAAGTACCGGCACCGCGACGAGCTGGACAATGCCGTGAAGAACGACCCGATCGTCGTGTACGAGAACATCCTCAAGCAGCGCGGCTGGATCGACGACGCCGCCATCGAGAAGATGCGCCAGGACGTGAAGGCGGAGGTGGAGGAGGCGATCGAGTTCGCCGAGCAGAGCGAGCAGCCGCCGCTCTCGGACCTCTACGAGGACATCACCGTGGCGCCGTTCATCCCGCAGGAGTGATCATGGCCGTTCTTTCGTTCCGGGAAGCCCTCAACCAGGCGATGACCGAGGAGATGGAGCGCGACGACCGCGTCTTCCTCATGGGCGAGGAGGTCGCGCAGTACGACGGCGCGTACAAGGTCAGCCAGGGCATGCTGAAGCACTTCGGGGCCCGCCGGGTGATCGACACGCCGATCTCCGAGGAGGGGTTCGCCGGCATCGGCATCGGCGCCGCGATGGTCGGCCTGCGGCCGATCATCGAGTTCATGACCTTCAGCTTCAGCCTCGTGGCGATCGACCAGATCGTCAACAACGCGGCCAACATGCGGTACATGAGCGGCGGCCAGTTCTCGGTGCCGATCGTCTTCCGCGGCAGCTCCGGCATGGCCGGCAGCCTGGCCGCCACGCACTCCCACCGGCTGGAGGCCTGGTACGCCCAGATCCCCGGCCTGATGGTCCTGATGCCGGCCACGCCCGCCGACGCCAAGGGCCTGCTCAAGGCGGCGATCCGCTGCGACGACCCGGTCGTCTTCATCGAGCACGAGGTCCTCTATCCCGACCGCGGCGAGGTCCCCGAGGGGGAGCACCTGGTCCCCATCGGCAAGGCCGAGATCAAGCGGCCCGGCAACGACGTGACCCTCATCACGTACTCGCGGTCGCTCAAGGTCACGATGGCGGCCGCCGAGAAGCTCGCCGAGGAGGGCGTGGACGCCGAGGTCATCGACCTCCGCTCCATCCGCCCGCTCGACATGGACACGCTGATCAACTCGATCGTCAAGACGCACCGCGCGGTCATCGTCGAGGAGGACTGGCCGTACTGCGGCCTCGGGGCCGGGATCTCCGACCGGATCACCCGGACCATCTTCGACGAGCTCGACGCGCCGATCCTCCGGGTCGCGTCCAAGGACGCCCCGATCCCGTACAACAAGGCGATGGAGCAGTCGATGCTCCCCTCGGTCCAGAGGGTCGTCGAGGCGGTCAACGGGGTCGTCTATCGCGAGGTCTGACCGAGGATCCCGACCCGAGCCAGCGGGCCTGCGTTCCCCTCCCATCCCAGGTCGACGGGCCGCCCGGCCATCCCGGCGCGGCCCGCCCAGCGCCCCACGGAGAAGTGACGTGCCGATCGAAGTGACGATGCCGAAGCTCAGCCCGACGATGGAGACCGGCGTCATCGCCCAGTGGCTGGTGAAGGTCGGGGACCAGATCAAGGAGGGGGACGTCCTCGCCGACATCGAGACCGACAAGGCCACGATGCAGATGAAGTCCTACGAGGACGGGACGATCGTCCGCATCGACCGGCCGGCCGGCGACGAGGTGGCGCTGGGCGACCGCGTCATGGTCCTGGCGAAGCCGGGCGAGGATCCGAAGGAGGTCGAGTCCAAGCTGGCCGGCGGCGGCGAGAAGAAGGCCGCGAAGCCGGCCGGCGCCGGGCCGGTCCACTCGGGCAACGGCCAGCCGACGGTCGAGGACGAGGCGGAGGACGGGGTCGCCGAGGACTCGGAGTCCGACTCCGCCGCCAACGGCGAGGCGGGCCGCGTGAAGGCCAGCCCCCTGGCCCGCAAGATGGCCGCCGCGTCGCGGGTGGACCTGACGAAGGTCCGCGGCAGCGGGCCCTCCGGCCGGATCGTCCGCCGGGACATCGATGACTTCCTCGCCGGCAAGCCGGCCGCCCCGGCCGCGGCCAAGGCGGCGTCTGGCGGTGCCAAGGCCGCCCCCGCGGCGGCCGCGAAGGCCCCCGCCGCCCCGGCCCCCGTCGCGGCCCGGGCCGCCTCGCCCGCCGACGAGCGGATCCCGCACACCCGGATGCGCAAGACCATCGCCCAGCGGATGGTGCAGTCCAAGCAGTCCGTCCCGGAGATCCACGTCACGGTCGATATCCGCGTGGACAAGCTCGTCGCCATCCGCGAGGAGCTCAACCGCGCCCTCGCCGCCGAGAAGCTGAAGCTCTCGCTCGGCGACTTCGTCACCAAGGCGGTGGCGATGGCGCTGCGGAAGCATCCGGGGTTGAATGCGACGTTCGAGGAGGACGCCATCGTCCGCAAGGGCTCCGTGAACATCGGCTTCGCCGTCGCCCTCGACGCCGGGCTGATCGTCCCGGTCGTCCAGAATGCCGACTCCCTGGGCCTGGCGGACATCCGCCGCCAGAGCGAGGCCCTCGTCGCCGCCGCCCGCGGGAACAACCTCTCGACGGATCAGCTCACCGGCGCGACGTTCACCATCAGCAACCTGGGCATGTACGGCGTCCGCCAGTTCGACGCGATCATCAACCTCCCCGAGGTCGCGATCCTCGCGGTCGCCGCCGCCGAGAAGCGGCCGGTCGTCGAAGGGGACAAGCTCGTCCCCGGCACCGTCCTCACCGTCACCCTCAGCGCCGATCACCGCGCCGTCGACGGCGCGATGGCGGCCGACTTCCTCCGCACCCTGAAGCGGCTGCTTGAAGAACCCGCTATGATGCTGCTGTAAGGCGAGTGCTTCGTCACGACCCGGAATTCGGGTCGCATCCTCGGGAGGGCGAGGCTCCCGACGAGCCGCGAGGGGCCTCGGCCGGAGCCTCGCCCTCCCGAGATTCGGATCGTGACAGGGCCCTTGCGGGTTGAACCGTCGCGCCGGGGCGGCGGCCCCGCCTCCCCGGTGGAGCGGCCGCCGCGTCGACATCGAGTAGGACAAAATGGCATACGATTATGACATCCTGGTGATCGGCGGCGGGCCCGCCGGTTACGCGGGCGCCATCCGCGCCGCGCAGCTCAAGAAGCGCGTCCTCTGCGTGGAGCGCGACAAGCTCGGCGGCGTCTGCCTGAACTGGGGCTGCATCCCCACCAAGGCGCTGCTCTCCAACGCCCACCTCGTCGAGCTGATCAACGGCCACGGCAAGAGGCTCGGCTTCACGGGGCAGGGGGCCTGGGACTTCGGCCAGATGATCGGCCGCAGCCGCCAGGTGGCCGGGCAGTTGAACAAGGGCATCGAGGGGCTGTTCAAGAAGTACAAGGTCGCCTCGAAGTTCGGCGAAGCCAGGGTGATCGGCCCGCACGAGGTCCAGGTCGGCAGCGACAAGGTGACGGCAGAGTCCATCGTGATCGCCACCGGCGTCCACCCTCGCTCGCTCCCCGGCGCCGAGTTCGACGGCAAGACGATCATCACCTCCAAGGAGGCGATGTCGCTCGAGAAGCAGCCGAAGTCGATGCTGATCATCGGCGCCGGGCCGATCGGCCTGGAGTTCGGCTACTTCTACAACACGATCGGCACCAAGGTGACGGTCGTCGAGATGCTCGACCGGATCGTCCCGGGCGAGGACGAGGAGGTCTCCCAGGCCCTCCGCAAGAGCCTCGAGGCCAAGGGCCTGAAGATCTTCACGAACTCCAAGACCACCAAGGTGGAGAAGACCGCCGGCGGCGTCAAGGCGGAGGTGGAGACCCCCGCGGGCAATCAGACGATCGAGGCGGAGGTCATGCTCGTCGCGATCGGCGTCCTGGGGAACATCGACGGCCTCTTCGCCGACAACGTGAAGGTGGAGATCTTCAAGAACCACATCAAGGTGGATCCGAAGAACGGCTACGTCACGAACATCCCGAGCATCTACGCGGTCGGCGACGTGATCGGGCCGCCGTGGCTGGCCCACGTCGCGCACCACGAGGCCGTCTGCTGCATCGAGAAGATCTGCGGCGTCTCGAACCGGACGGTGGATTACACCACCATCCCCGGCTGCACCTACACCGAGCCGGGCGTCGGCAGCGTGGGCATGACGGAGAAGGCCGCCCGCGAGGCGGGGCACGAGGTCCGCATAGGCAAGTTCCCGTTCCAGTACAGCGGGCGGGCACTGGCCGCCGACGAGACCGAGGGCTTCGTCAAGCTGGTCTTCGACGCCAAGTACGGCGAGCTCCTCGGCGCCCACCTGATCGGCGCGATGGCCACGGAGATGATCAGCGAGCTGGTCGTCGCCAAGAAGCTCGAGGCGACCGAGGAAGAGATCATGCACATCATGCACCCGCACCCCACCTTCTCCGAGTCCATCATGGAAGCGGCGGGGCAGGGCCTGGGCGAGTCGGTGCACATCTAGTCGCAGCGGCCGGGCAAGGCGGTCACCGGACCGCCTTTCTCGCCGTGCCCGCGGCGAATCTCGCCACGCCGCCGTCCGGCTTCATTGGGGAATGGACCAGGCGAACCCGGAAGGACTTCTTGAAATTCCATCCCGAGATGTCGCGGAAGGTGACGGCTGAACACTCGTCGCCCTTGCCGGTCTCGAACAGGGTGCGGACGCTTGCCTGCCCCCGCGGCACGTTACCGATCAGGAATCCCTCGCCGGCATTCCGCCAGACCGTGCGGTGAATGGACCTCGATCCGTCCTTGAACTCCAGCTTCACCCGTGGCGGCTCGACCCGATACAGGAAGGCCATCAGACGCCCCCAGAGGGTCAGCTCGAAGTCGGCTTCCAGGAACGTCAATCCACCCGGAGCCTCGGGGATTTCGAGTCGTTCCTTCATGGCCTGCGTCGCGGAGAGGAGCAGCCTCTCGCCGGTCCAGCGGGGCGAGGGGCGGCGTCGGAGGAGCAGGAAGTCGCCGGCCTCGTCGACGCAGTCATACCAGCGGTACATCTCGGCCCAGGTCCGCGAGTCCACCAGGCTGGGGAGCTCCTGGTCGATGGCGGCATAGGTGTAGAGGATGTACCTGGGCGCCCGGGCGGGATCGCGATAAAGCTCCGCACCGAGCTCGTCCAGGATCGGGGTGTACGAGGCGTAAGCCTGGAAGACGGGCCTCGGGCGCCAGTTCAGCCGATTGGCCCAGGCGACCATGACTTCCCAGGGATAGACGTCGACCGGCTCCTGGCCGATCTGGGACCTGAGCCGTTCCGGGAGCCACAGCTCCGCCCTGACCTTCTCCTGCCCGGCTCGGAAGGCTGTCTTGGTCTCACGGAATCGGATCAAGCTGCCCCAGTTGGCCGGGATGGCGGCCAGCCCCTCCCTGGAGACGGTGGGGTACCGGAGCGTCCAGGCCAGCAGCAAAGCGACGCCGAGCGTCGTAACGAGGCGCAGGCGGGGGCGTTGGCTGGCGACCGGCATCAGCAGAGCGAAGAGGCTGAACATGGTCGGCCAATGCAGCTGGAAATGGCCCATGTCCAGGCGGACGATCGCCCCTTTGTAGAGGGCGAACATCGGCAGGAGCATGATCGCGAAGACCGGCGCGAGGGCAGAGCGTCGCCGGGCGGACACCGCGAGGCCGAGGACCGTCAACGCGACGAGTGCGGCCGGGACGAGCGGACTGTAGGCGACGTCCGACGAGACCATCTGGGTCGAATAACCCGACGCCAGCTCGCGAGAGAGCCGAAGGTAAGCCGGGAGGGCGGACAGAGGACCGCCGTAGGCGACGAACAGCACGGCCATGGTGCCGACGTACGCCAGCGAGAGCAGGGCGAGCGACCTCGCGGTCTGTCGCGTGGGCTCACGCCAGATGCGGATGAGGCTCCAGATACCCAGGGCGCTGGCGCACCCGACGCCCGTGCTGAACTTCGTGAGGATGGCCGCCCCGGCGAGCATGGCGGCCGGGATGGCCCAT from Aquisphaera giovannonii includes these protein-coding regions:
- a CDS encoding dihydrolipoamide acetyltransferase family protein, which gives rise to MPIEVTMPKLSPTMETGVIAQWLVKVGDQIKEGDVLADIETDKATMQMKSYEDGTIVRIDRPAGDEVALGDRVMVLAKPGEDPKEVESKLAGGGEKKAAKPAGAGPVHSGNGQPTVEDEAEDGVAEDSESDSAANGEAGRVKASPLARKMAAASRVDLTKVRGSGPSGRIVRRDIDDFLAGKPAAPAAAKAASGGAKAAPAAAAKAPAAPAPVAARAASPADERIPHTRMRKTIAQRMVQSKQSVPEIHVTVDIRVDKLVAIREELNRALAAEKLKLSLGDFVTKAVAMALRKHPGLNATFEEDAIVRKGSVNIGFAVALDAGLIVPVVQNADSLGLADIRRQSEALVAAARGNNLSTDQLTGATFTISNLGMYGVRQFDAIINLPEVAILAVAAAEKRPVVEGDKLVPGTVLTVTLSADHRAVDGAMAADFLRTLKRLLEEPAMMLL
- a CDS encoding diguanylate cyclase family protein, whose protein sequence is MQDPEECKTPSRAGLVAKMFLFAMFVAVTMPSWIQGISRGIDGSWIVGLSLAEARGLVHGRDIAFTFGPLGFALVPTAHAGSSDHALPIRLAIFGLWCGSTGLLFFRVRGRFAPLVFLLAASLNGLPIPGGPSTTLIGMLTLAVLNFLILAELERRPGWAIPAAMLAGAAILTKFSTGVGCASALGIWSLIRIWREPTRQTARSLALLSLAYVGTMAVLFVAYGGPLSALPAYLRLSRELASGYSTQMVSSDVAYSPLVPAALVALTVLGLAVSARRRSALAPVFAIMLLPMFALYKGAIVRLDMGHFQLHWPTMFSLFALLMPVASQRPRLRLVTTLGVALLLAWTLRYPTVSREGLAAIPANWGSLIRFRETKTAFRAGQEKVRAELWLPERLRSQIGQEPVDVYPWEVMVAWANRLNWRPRPVFQAYASYTPILDELGAELYRDPARAPRYILYTYAAIDQELPSLVDSRTWAEMYRWYDCVDEAGDFLLLRRRPSPRWTGERLLLSATQAMKERLEIPEAPGGLTFLEADFELTLWGRLMAFLYRVEPPRVKLEFKDGSRSIHRTVWRNAGEGFLIGNVPRGQASVRTLFETGKGDECSAVTFRDISGWNFKKSFRVRLVHSPMKPDGGVARFAAGTARKAVR
- the lpdA gene encoding dihydrolipoyl dehydrogenase, yielding MAYDYDILVIGGGPAGYAGAIRAAQLKKRVLCVERDKLGGVCLNWGCIPTKALLSNAHLVELINGHGKRLGFTGQGAWDFGQMIGRSRQVAGQLNKGIEGLFKKYKVASKFGEARVIGPHEVQVGSDKVTAESIVIATGVHPRSLPGAEFDGKTIITSKEAMSLEKQPKSMLIIGAGPIGLEFGYFYNTIGTKVTVVEMLDRIVPGEDEEVSQALRKSLEAKGLKIFTNSKTTKVEKTAGGVKAEVETPAGNQTIEAEVMLVAIGVLGNIDGLFADNVKVEIFKNHIKVDPKNGYVTNIPSIYAVGDVIGPPWLAHVAHHEAVCCIEKICGVSNRTVDYTTIPGCTYTEPGVGSVGMTEKAAREAGHEVRIGKFPFQYSGRALAADETEGFVKLVFDAKYGELLGAHLIGAMATEMISELVVAKKLEATEEEIMHIMHPHPTFSESIMEAAGQGLGESVHI
- a CDS encoding pyruvate dehydrogenase complex E1 component subunit beta, with protein sequence MAVLSFREALNQAMTEEMERDDRVFLMGEEVAQYDGAYKVSQGMLKHFGARRVIDTPISEEGFAGIGIGAAMVGLRPIIEFMTFSFSLVAIDQIVNNAANMRYMSGGQFSVPIVFRGSSGMAGSLAATHSHRLEAWYAQIPGLMVLMPATPADAKGLLKAAIRCDDPVVFIEHEVLYPDRGEVPEGEHLVPIGKAEIKRPGNDVTLITYSRSLKVTMAAAEKLAEEGVDAEVIDLRSIRPLDMDTLINSIVKTHRAVIVEEDWPYCGLGAGISDRITRTIFDELDAPILRVASKDAPIPYNKAMEQSMLPSVQRVVEAVNGVVYREV
- the pdhA gene encoding pyruvate dehydrogenase (acetyl-transferring) E1 component subunit alpha, producing MAQTQTEAKPIVNRTQAQVWLRQMLLIRRFEERAEMLYQKGNKIGGFFHQYSGQEPVAVGSIGVLREDDYVITAYRDHGHALARGMSARAGMAELLGKVTGCSRGKGGSMHFFDAEKGFLGGHAIVGSHIALAAGVAFAMKYRGEDRVCICYFGDGAINQGSVHEAMNMAALWKLPVIYVVENNMYAMGTSLERSSAVVDLRLRGATAYGIPGFTINGNDIELMAKTTREAAARARAGEGPTFIEAQTYRYKGHSISDPGKYRHRDELDNAVKNDPIVVYENILKQRGWIDDAAIEKMRQDVKAEVEEAIEFAEQSEQPPLSDLYEDITVAPFIPQE